A single region of the Nostoc sp. MS1 genome encodes:
- a CDS encoding ParA family protein: MSNEVKTRKTRIIAVGNQKGGVAKTSNAVHIAAALGKRGKRCLIFDLDMNQGATRHLGVPSESFLGTFEVLIGEEDPKDVIITPEDGVDLPENIHLIAARRNLEKIDQALAAKDKFFITQDVLINPLRSLTGMYDYIFLDTAPNATTPTIAAYKSAEWFILSATPDPFAIAGLNDALTDIQGAQRHGNPNLRLLGVILCCVDSRTILANSLSEYVEQLFFDGDRSLKFKTTISRSIVVPQAQKLGKTLFETAPNHKVTKEYLKLSKEIEARISEIEKSITTQQSVTTSTVSVK, translated from the coding sequence ATGAGCAATGAAGTGAAAACACGCAAAACAAGGATAATTGCAGTAGGCAATCAAAAAGGTGGTGTTGCCAAAACCAGTAACGCAGTACATATTGCAGCTGCTTTGGGTAAAAGGGGTAAACGATGCCTAATTTTTGATTTGGACATGAATCAAGGAGCAACCCGCCATTTAGGAGTCCCAAGCGAAAGCTTTTTAGGGACTTTTGAAGTGCTAATTGGTGAGGAAGATCCTAAAGATGTGATTATCACTCCTGAAGATGGGGTAGATTTACCAGAGAATATTCATTTGATTGCTGCCCGTCGAAATCTAGAAAAAATAGATCAAGCACTAGCAGCTAAAGACAAATTTTTTATTACACAAGATGTACTGATTAATCCTTTGCGTTCTCTTACGGGAATGTATGATTATATTTTTCTTGATACAGCACCTAATGCAACTACACCAACAATTGCCGCTTACAAATCAGCCGAGTGGTTTATTCTCTCGGCTACCCCTGACCCGTTTGCGATCGCTGGGTTGAATGATGCGTTAACAGATATTCAAGGGGCGCAACGTCATGGAAACCCGAACTTACGCTTATTAGGTGTAATTCTTTGTTGTGTAGATAGCCGGACTATATTAGCCAATTCTTTAAGCGAGTACGTTGAACAACTTTTCTTTGATGGGGATAGGTCTTTGAAGTTTAAAACAACTATTAGTCGTTCCATAGTTGTTCCCCAGGCGCAAAAGTTGGGGAAGACTCTTTTTGAAACTGCGCCAAATCATAAAGTAACAAAGGAATATCTCAAGCTATCTAAAGAAATAGAAGCTCGAATTAGTGAGATTGAAAAGTCAATTACAACTCAACAGTCAGTCACAACGTCTACAGTTTCAGTAAAGTGA
- a CDS encoding protein kinase domain-containing protein — MNFCINPHCPSPTNELDKDFCISCGSELLLKGRYRVLRLLGGGGFGNTFEVSDNHNNSTKVMKVLKLNQQKHIELFQQEARVLAYLNHPGIPKVEEDGYFIYLPRNSQEPIYCLVMEKIIGIDLEKWMSNRGMSPIDQKLAIKWLHELTEILHQVHQQNFFHRDIKPANIMLKADGNLALIDFGTVRQLTETYEVKIAAGREVTGIVSAGYTPNEQINGHAEPSSDFFALGRTFVYLLTGKHPLDPAIYNAQNQELNWNKYATHISPLLVDLVSVMMAHHSSQRPENTQKILEQLAEIEQILNSGGRYTPKLRRFKPGMQFPKTQRKFLVWWVLANIAGALISLYFAQALYVICPTIAPREMIGRIIISPFFTMLFGAMQWLVLRKWFYRTNWWVVATAFDTVISYYILFFIYLKLISNSEGCFPVIGVPFMGIAQSLVLRRFVPQAAWWILVIPLCSIISGSTSGFFSNLLALTSSHHPVLVNYYPLLGTFTNIVRFSIFGLLTGGLLIWLLRFNRQIPS; from the coding sequence ATGAACTTTTGTATCAATCCTCATTGCCCAAGCCCAACAAACGAGCTTGACAAAGATTTTTGTATCTCATGCGGGTCAGAATTATTATTGAAAGGACGTTATCGGGTATTGAGACTATTGGGTGGAGGAGGCTTTGGTAATACTTTTGAAGTTAGTGATAATCACAACAATTCTACCAAAGTCATGAAAGTTCTGAAATTAAATCAACAAAAACATATTGAATTGTTTCAACAAGAAGCACGAGTTCTTGCATACTTAAATCATCCTGGTATTCCTAAAGTTGAAGAAGATGGCTATTTTATATATTTACCTCGAAATAGCCAAGAGCCTATTTATTGTTTAGTCATGGAAAAGATAATTGGCATTGACTTGGAAAAATGGATGAGTAATCGAGGTATGTCACCCATTGACCAGAAATTAGCAATCAAATGGTTGCATGAACTTACAGAAATTCTACATCAGGTACATCAGCAAAATTTCTTTCATCGAGATATTAAGCCTGCTAACATAATGCTTAAAGCTGATGGTAATTTGGCTTTGATTGATTTTGGCACTGTCAGACAATTAACTGAAACTTATGAAGTTAAGATAGCTGCAGGACGAGAAGTTACAGGCATTGTTTCCGCAGGATATACACCTAACGAACAAATAAATGGTCATGCAGAACCAAGCTCAGATTTTTTTGCATTAGGACGTACATTTGTATATTTACTTACTGGTAAACATCCGCTCGACCCAGCAATTTATAACGCTCAAAACCAAGAATTAAACTGGAACAAGTATGCCACGCATATATCACCGTTACTGGTTGACTTGGTTTCAGTAATGATGGCACATCACTCTAGCCAACGACCAGAAAATACACAAAAAATTTTGGAACAGTTAGCTGAAATTGAGCAAATTCTAAATTCAGGAGGACGGTATACGCCTAAACTGAGGCGATTTAAACCTGGAATGCAATTTCCAAAAACACAAAGAAAGTTTTTAGTATGGTGGGTGTTAGCAAATATTGCAGGCGCACTAATTAGTTTATACTTCGCCCAAGCACTTTATGTTATATGTCCAACTATAGCACCCCGTGAGATGATTGGACGAATTATAATAAGTCCTTTCTTTACTATGCTCTTTGGTGCAATGCAATGGTTGGTTCTACGGAAGTGGTTTTATCGAACTAATTGGTGGGTTGTCGCTACTGCGTTCGATACAGTTATTAGTTACTACATATTATTTTTCATTTATCTAAAATTAATATCCAATTCTGAAGGCTGTTTTCCTGTTATTGGAGTACCGTTTATGGGAATAGCACAGTCGTTGGTTCTGCGACGATTTGTACCCCAAGCTGCTTGGTGGATTCTAGTAATTCCTTTATGCTCAATTATAAGTGGTTCAACCAGTGGCTTTTTTTCAAATTTACTAGCATTGACGAGCAGTCATCACCCTGTGCTTGTAAATTATTACCCTTTATTGGGAACTTTCACAAATATAGTTCGCTTCTCTATCTTTGGGTTATTAACAGGAGGTTTATTAATTTGGCTATTACGCTTCAATAGACAAATTCCTAGTTAA
- a CDS encoding tyrosine-type recombinase/integrase: MINNTQLDNLPPIKLIHIQDQAPSTLHGQSRSRAIKIASPTDIRWIKVLEFLRSTNLAPNSRKLYERELKRFLGWTQLHYHELRPRHLGLYKEYLRDEVKTDAGKPLSKASINAGVASLKSFFNWMCYTYPDIIATNPVLGIKLEKVPLPPAQSLTDEQMERVWSALELLGETKGRDTALVHILSHGLRAGEIVQLNVGSFDGKLLFLPDTKTNEPRLVPLRKESREVLEEYLRSRSEQGKELNSLTPLMISHHASYKGDRLSYHGIYFAVEKIGELAGIEDLHPHQFRHTYATDLLLLGVDPSHARKLTGHQSEKAFRRYTLRSEQEAAIAAYYRAIGEEPEKES; encoded by the coding sequence ATGATCAACAATACTCAGCTTGACAACCTACCGCCAATCAAGTTGATCCACATTCAGGATCAAGCACCATCAACCCTACACGGACAATCTAGAAGCAGGGCAATAAAAATAGCTTCCCCCACAGATATACGCTGGATCAAGGTATTAGAATTTCTTCGCAGCACAAATCTTGCACCAAACAGTCGCAAATTGTACGAACGCGAACTAAAAAGATTCTTGGGATGGACGCAACTGCATTATCACGAACTACGCCCACGCCATCTGGGACTGTACAAGGAATATCTGCGCGATGAAGTAAAAACTGATGCAGGAAAACCTTTGTCAAAAGCAAGTATCAATGCTGGGGTTGCCTCACTTAAAAGCTTTTTTAACTGGATGTGCTACACGTATCCAGATATAATCGCTACTAATCCCGTACTGGGGATAAAGCTAGAAAAAGTACCACTGCCACCAGCCCAAAGTTTAACTGATGAACAGATGGAGCGAGTGTGGTCAGCTTTAGAATTGTTGGGAGAGACAAAAGGGCGCGATACAGCACTTGTCCACATACTTAGTCACGGACTCCGCGCCGGAGAAATTGTACAGCTAAATGTTGGTTCTTTTGATGGCAAGCTGCTGTTCTTGCCTGATACTAAAACGAATGAACCACGATTAGTACCATTGCGAAAAGAAAGCCGTGAAGTCCTGGAAGAATATTTGCGATCGCGCAGCGAACAGGGTAAAGAACTCAATAGCCTCACTCCGTTGATGATTTCACACCATGCTTCATACAAAGGCGATCGCTTGAGCTATCATGGCATTTATTTTGCGGTAGAAAAAATTGGTGAACTAGCTGGCATTGAAGATTTACACCCCCACCAGTTCCGTCATACATACGCCACAGACTTATTGCTGTTGGGCGTTGACCCCAGCCATGCGCGGAAATTGACCGGGCATCAAAGCGAGAAGGCGTTCCGGCGTTATACTTTGCGTAGTGAGCAAGAGGCGGCGATCGCTGCTTATTATCGTGCAATAGGGGAGGAGCCAGAAAAGGAGTCGTAA
- a CDS encoding GMC oxidoreductase, giving the protein MSQMLNRRRFLQASAAAAASIGVSNIRTWAGGVDEYVEAIVIGSGFGGAVASLRLGQAGIETVVLERGRRWQISSAGNTFSTTDNPDGRSTWLSPTTVLPAPVPATPINVYTGVLDVKRGNGINAYRGSGVGGTSLVYGGITYQPTEELFYKVFPRTIKYSELDRVYYPRVRSILKSSPIPDDILQTKYYLASRILLEQAARAGLNARKIDIAFDWDIVRQEITGQKVASIIAGQIYYGTNSGAKNSVDRNYLSMAEATGNVEIRPLHVVTTIGESDRGRYRVVCNQINEQGEVLFQKSFVCRYLFLAAGSIGTTELLLRAKSKGTLRRLNRQVGKFWGTNSDSTTLMINASETNPTQGTPGVISVEHLDNPIAPLILEPFQAIPFIPQGLIPVLGQGISKPEGYLTYNVSTGSADLFWSSNSADSQKNAQALQYTYQRLNQANGTSLAAPPDYSSTAHPLGGATIGQVCNTHGQVFDYPNLFVVDGALIPGSTACSNPSLTIAALAERSMDHFVNRIPDYRKR; this is encoded by the coding sequence ATGTCCCAAATGCTAAATCGTCGTCGATTTCTTCAGGCATCGGCGGCGGCAGCTGCCAGCATAGGTGTATCCAATATTCGCACTTGGGCTGGCGGTGTTGACGAGTATGTTGAGGCGATAGTAATTGGTAGTGGTTTTGGCGGTGCTGTCGCATCATTGCGTCTTGGTCAGGCTGGAATTGAAACAGTTGTATTAGAACGGGGACGGCGATGGCAAATTAGTAGCGCAGGTAATACCTTCTCTACAACAGATAATCCAGATGGTCGTTCTACATGGCTTAGTCCTACTACAGTTTTACCCGCACCAGTTCCAGCAACCCCTATTAATGTATATACAGGTGTTTTAGACGTTAAAAGAGGTAATGGTATCAATGCTTATCGAGGGTCAGGTGTGGGGGGTACTTCGCTTGTCTATGGTGGTATCACCTATCAGCCAACTGAGGAACTATTTTACAAAGTTTTTCCCCGTACTATTAAATACTCTGAACTAGATAGAGTTTATTACCCACGAGTGCGTTCTATCCTCAAGTCCTCTCCAATCCCAGACGATATTCTACAAACTAAATACTACTTAGCCAGCCGTATTCTTTTGGAGCAAGCAGCCAGAGCGGGTTTAAATGCACGTAAGATTGACATCGCTTTTGATTGGGACATTGTTCGTCAGGAAATTACTGGTCAGAAAGTAGCTTCCATTATTGCAGGTCAAATTTACTATGGCACAAATAGTGGCGCTAAAAACAGCGTAGACCGCAACTATCTAAGTATGGCAGAAGCTACTGGTAATGTTGAAATCCGACCTTTGCACGTAGTCACTACAATTGGGGAATCAGACCGTGGACGTTATCGAGTTGTCTGCAATCAAATCAACGAACAAGGAGAAGTGCTTTTTCAAAAATCCTTTGTTTGTCGCTATCTGTTTTTAGCCGCAGGTTCAATTGGTACTACTGAACTATTGCTACGTGCTAAAAGCAAAGGTACTTTGCGCCGCCTCAATCGTCAGGTAGGAAAGTTTTGGGGGACAAATTCTGATTCAACTACTTTAATGATTAATGCTAGTGAGACTAATCCAACGCAGGGAACTCCTGGTGTGATATCAGTTGAGCATCTTGACAATCCTATTGCGCCACTAATACTTGAGCCATTCCAAGCGATTCCTTTTATCCCACAAGGTCTAATTCCTGTGCTTGGTCAGGGAATTTCCAAACCGGAGGGCTATCTTACCTACAATGTGTCTACTGGATCAGCAGATTTGTTCTGGTCTAGCAACTCAGCCGACAGTCAGAAAAATGCTCAAGCTCTCCAGTATACTTACCAACGGCTCAACCAAGCCAATGGTACAAGTCTAGCTGCACCGCCTGACTACAGTAGTACAGCACACCCGCTTGGTGGTGCAACCATTGGGCAAGTATGCAACACTCATGGGCAGGTCTTTGATTATCCCAACTTGTTTGTTGTTGATGGTGCGCTTATTCCTGGTTCAACAGCCTGCTCAAATCCTTCGCTGACTATTGCAGCTCTGGCAGAACGGAGTATGGATCACTTTGTCAACCGGATTCCTGATTATCGGAAAAGATAA
- a CDS encoding class I tRNA ligase family protein — protein sequence MYQWVLKHQNRLQPHPPDLLSQQRLHQTIHKVCQDIQSLKYNTAIAALMSYFKMLQAKLSIAEVELKSYLLMLAPFAPHVTEELWQQLGESGSIHQQKFPQFDPQLLITQLLTVAVQINGRTRTTILLSPNASQQEAIEAAKHTQAIQRHLNNQAVQRAIYVPGRILNFVT from the coding sequence GTGTATCAATGGGTACTCAAACACCAAAATCGTCTTCAGCCCCATCCGCCAGATTTGCTTTCACAGCAACGTTTACATCAAACAATCCACAAGGTTTGCCAGGATATTCAATCACTCAAATACAATACAGCGATCGCCGCCTTGATGAGTTATTTCAAGATGTTGCAAGCAAAGTTGAGTATTGCTGAGGTGGAATTAAAGTCATATCTATTGATGTTGGCTCCTTTTGCACCCCATGTGACCGAAGAACTCTGGCAGCAATTGGGGGAATCTGGCTCAATTCATCAGCAAAAATTTCCCCAGTTCGACCCACAATTGTTGATTACTCAACTCTTAACAGTTGCAGTGCAGATTAATGGACGTACTCGTACTACTATTCTTCTTTCACCGAATGCTTCCCAACAGGAGGCAATTGAAGCCGCAAAACACACACAAGCAATTCAAAGGCATTTAAACAATCAGGCAGTTCAACGTGCTATTTACGTTCCCGGTCGCATTCTTAATTTTGTCACCTGA
- a CDS encoding Bro-N domain-containing protein, translated as MSYLSVFVFESQEVRFVGTAEKPEWVAADVCACLELSDTSKSLETLELDEKGTKNVRTPGGEQEMLTVTEPGLYRLIFKSRKPVAKRFQRWVFHEVLPSLRHTGKYEMPQSTQSTQAQNTRLSLDELLNFGQKVLASTRLSPELQTITVVRGIQALYPEIAPMAQELVGAIGETVASSDRHVSPTVIGEIYAQRNNLPKPIKAHIVNKVLESAGLQYKEVEVKTNSQGKQSHKNIWYLTEAGKQWGMLMPDKARTHDKIIEHVRWLPEVLDVIDLSVLG; from the coding sequence ATGTCGTATCTATCAGTTTTTGTTTTTGAATCTCAAGAAGTTCGTTTTGTTGGTACAGCAGAAAAACCTGAATGGGTAGCGGCGGATGTGTGTGCTTGTTTAGAACTCAGCGATACTAGCAAATCTTTAGAAACATTAGAACTAGATGAAAAGGGTACGAAGAATGTTCGTACCCCTGGTGGCGAACAAGAAATGTTGACTGTGACGGAGCCTGGGCTGTACCGCCTCATCTTCAAATCTCGTAAACCTGTTGCCAAGCGATTTCAGCGTTGGGTCTTTCATGAAGTCCTTCCATCTTTGCGGCATACTGGTAAATACGAAATGCCTCAATCTACTCAATCCACCCAAGCACAGAATACCAGACTTAGCCTGGACGAACTCCTCAATTTTGGGCAGAAAGTTCTAGCTAGTACAAGATTAAGTCCCGAACTACAAACAATCACGGTTGTTCGGGGTATACAAGCTCTGTATCCAGAAATTGCACCGATGGCCCAAGAGTTAGTCGGGGCAATTGGCGAAACTGTTGCAAGCAGCGATCGCCATGTCTCACCAACAGTTATTGGGGAAATATACGCCCAACGTAACAATTTACCTAAGCCAATCAAGGCTCACATCGTCAATAAAGTTTTGGAATCGGCGGGTTTGCAATATAAGGAAGTTGAAGTTAAGACTAATTCCCAAGGTAAACAAAGTCACAAGAATATTTGGTATTTGACTGAGGCTGGCAAGCAATGGGGAATGCTCATGCCTGATAAAGCGCGTACCCATGACAAAATCATTGAACACGTCCGATGGTTGCCAGAAGTTTTAGACGTAATTGATTTAAGCGTTCTGGGGTAA
- a CDS encoding FtsK/SpoIIIE domain-containing protein translates to MLFSWLKIGSTGLAALCLTLSANPKNVTLFIPTNIAAIALSSVAGVELRKLMRHYQDKERVEDMLCALKDTQAEEQLQFLSSAAERKRENEDADKRTERQLGLLQKTAPLFSEVLSLTGQNGAIERMALGMIQNGEPLGNVLLAASEAEMQFEQAKLQAQIHQRQLELQAQQMKSASVVTVSAASDNQTAAAAPVANSSKIEGLQKAAKVVGLPTQCLRVDKAPSYERLIFSVRTEDFNSLNKFKAAAKLALGITAADLPIYIYAPEQVAIEVPLLPQDRTYYNFPARHWNMGDRLIVLGQSLDGEVLIDLSSEDTPQILCVGTTGSGKSNLFRAIAYSLLMQGARVDICGGKVSDYEDFADRFPTISMNDMGNTFEFVGEYYQECDRRNKMTKAELAQQPAWILLIDEYKGTVPLDEQMRKAYDQQLCEVARRGRGLKIHIVVGLQRGAKRGKDDPQGLPPDLRDNLPCRIAFRCVDAVSGRMVLMRRGEAVTSLQGRGDGIVQSGLLDRRFQAYRFENIPA, encoded by the coding sequence ATGCTTTTTAGTTGGTTAAAAATAGGTTCAACTGGGTTAGCTGCTCTGTGCCTAACTTTGTCGGCTAACCCCAAAAATGTAACTTTGTTTATCCCCACGAATATCGCCGCGATCGCTCTATCAAGTGTAGCTGGGGTCGAATTGCGTAAACTGATGCGTCACTATCAAGATAAAGAGCGAGTAGAGGATATGCTCTGTGCGCTTAAGGATACTCAAGCCGAAGAACAGTTGCAATTCCTCTCATCGGCTGCCGAAAGGAAACGTGAAAATGAGGATGCCGACAAGCGTACCGAAAGACAGTTAGGTCTGTTGCAAAAGACAGCCCCACTCTTTAGTGAAGTTCTCAGTTTAACTGGACAGAACGGTGCGATTGAACGCATGGCCTTGGGGATGATTCAGAACGGTGAGCCGTTGGGTAATGTTTTACTGGCGGCATCTGAAGCCGAAATGCAATTTGAACAGGCTAAACTGCAAGCTCAAATTCATCAGCGACAGTTAGAGTTACAAGCTCAACAGATGAAAAGTGCCTCGGTCGTGACGGTGAGCGCAGCAAGCGATAATCAAACGGCGGCGGCTGCACCAGTTGCTAACTCATCAAAAATTGAGGGGTTACAAAAAGCAGCAAAAGTAGTGGGGCTGCCTACTCAATGTTTACGGGTTGATAAAGCTCCCAGCTACGAGCGATTGATTTTCTCTGTCAGAACTGAAGATTTTAACTCCTTAAATAAGTTTAAGGCAGCAGCTAAACTTGCATTGGGAATCACGGCGGCTGATCTACCCATATACATTTATGCTCCTGAACAAGTAGCCATAGAAGTACCACTCCTTCCACAAGACCGCACATATTACAACTTTCCCGCAAGGCATTGGAACATGGGCGATCGCCTGATTGTGCTAGGTCAGTCACTTGATGGCGAAGTCTTGATTGATTTATCTAGTGAGGATACGCCACAAATTCTCTGTGTGGGGACTACGGGTTCTGGTAAGTCTAATTTGTTTCGGGCGATCGCTTACTCTCTGTTGATGCAAGGGGCGCGGGTGGATATTTGCGGTGGTAAGGTCAGCGACTACGAAGACTTTGCCGACCGCTTCCCCACCATCTCGATGAACGACATGGGTAACACCTTTGAGTTCGTGGGTGAGTATTACCAAGAGTGCGATCGCCGCAACAAAATGACCAAAGCCGAGCTAGCACAACAGCCTGCATGGATTTTGTTAATTGACGAGTACAAGGGTACTGTTCCCCTGGATGAGCAGATGCGTAAAGCCTATGATCAGCAGTTATGTGAAGTGGCTAGGCGTGGGCGTGGGTTAAAGATTCATATTGTTGTTGGTTTACAGCGTGGGGCTAAACGAGGTAAGGATGACCCGCAAGGATTACCCCCAGATTTACGTGATAATCTGCCATGCCGGATTGCTTTCCGTTGCGTTGATGCTGTCAGTGGTCGCATGGTACTGATGCGGCGAGGCGAAGCTGTGACTTCACTTCAAGGCAGGGGTGACGGCATTGTGCAATCTGGATTACTTGATAGACGTTTTCAGGCTTATCGATTTGAGAATATCCCAGCTTAG